One window of Mucilaginibacter inviolabilis genomic DNA carries:
- a CDS encoding RNA polymerase sigma factor, whose protein sequence is MKLLETPAANYVSRLKNSDQVAFRELYDIYGKRLYNFTYRFLKSKEQSEEMVQESFLNLWINREKLKEEYPIGPYLFTIGRRLTLNSMKKAAASKEGLERLWASITELHNEAEEQVILNSLQAFAASALNNLPPQQQLVFRMSREEGLSYEQIAERLQISRNTVKNHLVAALKNMKGQFAQSDVGYFMLLSLSLYYMN, encoded by the coding sequence GTGAAGCTACTTGAAACCCCTGCAGCAAATTATGTAAGCCGTCTGAAAAACTCAGATCAGGTCGCTTTTCGCGAATTATATGATATATATGGTAAACGGCTTTATAATTTTACTTACCGGTTTTTAAAAAGTAAGGAACAAAGCGAAGAGATGGTACAGGAGTCTTTTCTGAATCTTTGGATAAATCGAGAAAAGCTAAAAGAAGAATATCCCATAGGACCCTACCTGTTTACCATTGGCAGGCGGTTAACACTTAACTCCATGAAAAAAGCAGCCGCTTCTAAAGAAGGGCTGGAACGTTTGTGGGCATCCATAACTGAGTTGCACAATGAGGCCGAAGAACAGGTGATTTTAAATAGTTTACAGGCATTTGCCGCTTCGGCATTAAATAATTTACCTCCGCAGCAACAATTGGTTTTTAGAATGAGCAGGGAAGAGGGGCTTTCCTATGAACAAATTGCCGAACGTTTGCAGATATCCAGGAATACGGTAAAAAACCACCTGGTTGCCGCACTTAAAAATATGAAAGGTCAGTTTGCACAATCAGATGTTGGGTATTTTATGCTGTTGTCTCTGTCGTTATATTATATGAATTAA
- a CDS encoding FecR family protein, which yields MNKESINNLLKQYIDNTITKNDLEELMHYISSASTDEELHRLMKEQWELEENVYSFDDLQSELLYQKIVADPKFGHYNNEIITNKPVFPFRRLISIAAGLLLFLGLGSAIYYYLRRPALQQKVVYEEKTVPFGQKIQIQLPDGTIVWINSGSKLKFPVKFTGTKRELFLDGEAYFDVAHDASRPFIIHTGKVSTQVLGTAFDIKAYGSNEFDVTVARGKVSVGLIDQQLGVLTAEQGLSYNSISKISKKYPVVLSKLRWMFGDLIFDNIKMADAVNTLERWYDIKITLTDPQIRSRRFSASFLKHEHIGQVLNVLSEIAHFSYKQQGNIFIIQKQQQ from the coding sequence ATGAATAAAGAAAGCATCAATAACCTGCTTAAACAATATATCGATAACACCATCACTAAAAATGATCTGGAAGAATTGATGCATTATATTTCCAGTGCCTCAACCGATGAAGAGTTGCATCGGTTAATGAAAGAGCAATGGGAACTTGAAGAAAATGTTTATTCATTTGACGATCTGCAAAGCGAACTACTGTATCAAAAAATAGTAGCCGATCCAAAATTTGGCCATTACAATAACGAAATTATAACGAACAAACCTGTTTTCCCCTTCAGGCGACTTATCTCTATAGCTGCCGGTTTATTACTTTTTTTAGGGTTAGGATCGGCTATTTATTACTATTTAAGAAGACCGGCACTTCAGCAAAAGGTGGTTTACGAAGAAAAAACGGTACCCTTTGGTCAAAAGATACAAATACAATTGCCCGATGGCACCATTGTTTGGATAAACTCAGGCAGCAAATTAAAATTTCCGGTAAAATTTACAGGAACAAAAAGAGAACTATTTCTAGACGGCGAGGCTTATTTTGATGTAGCACATGATGCATCAAGACCATTTATTATACATACCGGCAAAGTATCCACACAGGTATTGGGGACCGCCTTTGATATTAAAGCCTATGGATCAAATGAGTTTGATGTAACAGTAGCCCGTGGTAAAGTAAGTGTAGGGCTTATAGATCAGCAATTAGGGGTATTAACCGCCGAACAGGGTTTAAGCTATAATAGCATCAGCAAGATATCAAAAAAGTACCCGGTGGTTCTCTCCAAATTAAGGTGGATGTTCGGTGATCTCATTTTTGATAATATAAAGATGGCCGATGCGGTGAATACACTGGAAAGATGGTATGATATTAAAATAACATTGACCGATCCGCAGATCCGGTCGCGCAGGTTTAGCGCTTCCTTTTTAAAGCACGAACATATTGGCCAGGTATTAAATGTACTAAGCGAAATAGCACATTTTAGCTATAAGCAGCAAGGCAACATCTTTATTATCCAAAAACAACAACAATAA
- a CDS encoding SusC/RagA family TonB-linked outer membrane protein, giving the protein MRYTTVTLTVLTICCSTLLASEIKGQTIRDVNVNLGVNNNNLEYAVKQIEKQTDFRFAFKRSEMKDYQHITLPKANRTVEETLLLLLNRTGLMYKQWNNYILLVPKPAPVTKLPGAKAPVVADDITVKGKVTDKTTGEPLIGVSIRVKGGTLGVVTDASGSYSILVPDNGTLVASYIGYQTAEVPVNKGRLLNISLQPAANNLNEIVVVGYGSQKKGEITSATAHTDTADFRQSGSRNALDLIQGKVAGLQITRTGGSNPNSGVAIQLRGVVTVTGDSGPLIVIDGIPGGNLDLLQQDDIESIDVLKDGSGAAIYGTSANAGVILVTTKKGKAGPPQYAYSNYFRREYLSKRPDFLTAAEFRDKINSKQLDATDYGHTSDFFNDLVHKNNLSQNHNFSLMGGTDKTSYRASINYRNLEGFAKQNDRREYTLRLNVNQKGLKDRLTTQINLVTNFNNANLLGGGGWEDQLSKNPTLSNYNPDGSFYFENTSTNQLARLMQETNKRKQQTTAADAKMDLQIIDGLKASIFGSVQRDSYIDGAYRDLKSEFSIENDVYKNGGYASRATALNQNFAVEPTIQYNRTFAHDQTLTAIFGYSYRYNVNEGFNANNYGFVNDIFEENNLGAGNQLSAGKAGMGSYKNDNKLIAFFGRVNYSFNDKYLAQFILRKEGSSRFGANHKWGYFPAASAGWAVTREDFMKNVNFINYLKLRVGYGITGNSGFNNYASLVTLGTGGIYRFPDGEYRQTYGPDRNPNPDLRYEKKKELNIGADFTLFNNRITGAIDVYNRKTQDLLDTYVTPQPPFIRSSIYANVGTISAKGIELSLSFAAIKNKNFKWNMDLAASTTKNTLDSYSNSIYKQEYKTFGGIGGFGALGDAIRTYEGGKLGEFWGKRFAGFDADGKWLFYKRDGSKVRNDQINNSFDRNVTDYAPIGNAIPKYYASWTNTFNYKGFDLRVFLRGKFDYDILNTTAISYGNKVSKTNLLRSAFTKYSQINDTYMYSDYYLESGTFVKLDEVTFGYTFKLKTNYIRNLRVYVSGQNLATMTKYTGNDPDFIADTGLGPGIDGRGPYPSTRTFLLGLNVGF; this is encoded by the coding sequence ATGAGGTATACCACCGTAACCTTAACCGTTTTGACTATTTGCTGCAGTACACTGCTGGCCAGCGAAATAAAAGGTCAAACCATCAGGGATGTTAATGTTAACCTGGGCGTTAACAATAACAACCTGGAGTACGCGGTAAAGCAAATTGAAAAACAAACAGATTTTCGATTTGCCTTTAAACGCAGCGAAATGAAAGACTATCAGCATATCACCTTACCTAAGGCCAACCGCACGGTAGAAGAAACGCTTTTACTATTGCTTAATCGTACAGGCCTGATGTATAAGCAATGGAACAACTATATCTTATTGGTTCCTAAACCGGCACCGGTCACTAAGCTACCTGGAGCTAAGGCTCCGGTAGTGGCCGATGATATTACGGTAAAGGGAAAGGTGACCGATAAGACAACCGGCGAGCCCCTGATAGGTGTATCTATCCGGGTAAAAGGCGGCACTTTAGGTGTGGTAACGGATGCCAGTGGCTCTTACAGTATTTTAGTACCCGATAATGGTACACTGGTAGCCTCATATATTGGTTATCAAACGGCAGAAGTTCCGGTTAATAAAGGCCGTCTGCTCAACATATCGTTACAACCTGCGGCCAATAACCTGAATGAGATCGTAGTAGTGGGTTATGGCTCGCAAAAGAAAGGCGAGATCACATCGGCCACAGCCCATACCGATACAGCCGATTTCAGACAAAGCGGTTCGCGTAACGCGCTTGATCTCATACAGGGTAAAGTTGCCGGCTTACAAATCACCCGTACAGGAGGCTCAAACCCAAACTCGGGTGTTGCCATACAATTGCGGGGTGTTGTAACCGTAACCGGCGATTCGGGTCCGCTGATTGTAATTGATGGTATACCAGGCGGTAACCTTGACCTTTTACAACAGGACGATATAGAATCTATAGACGTATTGAAAGACGGATCGGGTGCAGCCATTTATGGTACAAGCGCCAATGCAGGTGTAATTTTGGTAACTACCAAAAAGGGTAAGGCTGGTCCACCGCAATATGCTTATTCCAACTACTTCCGAAGGGAGTATCTGTCTAAGCGCCCAGATTTTTTAACCGCGGCTGAATTTAGGGATAAGATCAATTCGAAACAGCTTGATGCTACCGATTATGGTCATACCTCCGATTTTTTTAACGACCTGGTACATAAAAATAACCTGTCGCAAAACCACAACTTTTCGTTGATGGGCGGAACCGACAAGACCAGCTATCGCGCCAGCATCAATTATCGTAACCTGGAGGGCTTTGCCAAACAAAACGATCGCAGGGAATACACCCTTCGTTTAAACGTTAACCAAAAAGGCCTTAAAGACCGTTTAACTACACAAATAAACCTCGTTACCAACTTTAACAACGCCAATTTATTAGGCGGCGGTGGTTGGGAAGATCAGCTCAGTAAAAACCCTACACTATCTAACTATAATCCCGACGGCAGCTTTTATTTTGAAAACACCAGTACCAACCAGCTTGCACGTTTAATGCAGGAAACCAATAAGCGTAAACAGCAAACTACCGCTGCCGACGCCAAAATGGATCTGCAGATTATTGATGGCCTAAAGGCTTCAATTTTTGGTTCGGTACAACGCGACAGTTATATTGATGGTGCCTACCGCGATCTGAAAAGTGAGTTTTCCATTGAGAATGATGTTTATAAAAATGGAGGTTATGCATCAAGGGCAACTGCTTTAAACCAGAACTTTGCCGTTGAGCCTACCATTCAGTATAACCGTACGTTTGCGCATGACCAAACCCTTACCGCCATATTTGGTTATAGTTACCGCTATAATGTTAACGAAGGTTTTAACGCCAATAACTATGGTTTTGTAAACGACATTTTTGAAGAAAACAACCTCGGCGCCGGTAACCAGCTATCTGCCGGTAAAGCAGGCATGGGAAGCTATAAAAACGATAATAAGCTGATTGCTTTTTTTGGCAGGGTAAATTATTCTTTTAATGATAAATACCTGGCTCAATTCATATTACGTAAAGAAGGCTCATCCAGATTTGGCGCTAACCATAAATGGGGATATTTCCCGGCAGCTTCTGCCGGTTGGGCAGTTACCCGCGAGGATTTCATGAAGAATGTAAACTTCATTAATTACCTTAAACTAAGAGTTGGTTACGGTATTACCGGTAACTCGGGCTTTAATAATTATGCCTCACTGGTTACGCTCGGTACAGGTGGCATCTATCGTTTCCCCGACGGTGAATATCGCCAAACCTACGGCCCAGACCGTAATCCTAACCCCGATCTGCGTTATGAGAAAAAGAAAGAGCTGAACATCGGTGCCGATTTTACTCTTTTTAACAACCGCATTACCGGTGCTATTGATGTGTACAACCGTAAAACACAGGATCTGCTGGATACCTATGTAACACCGCAACCACCGTTCATCCGCTCAAGTATCTATGCCAATGTGGGTACTATATCGGCCAAGGGTATTGAGTTATCATTAAGTTTTGCTGCCATCAAAAACAAAAACTTTAAATGGAACATGGACTTAGCCGCCAGCACTACCAAAAACACGCTTGATTCTTATTCTAATTCCATTTACAAACAGGAGTATAAAACCTTTGGCGGTATTGGCGGCTTTGGTGCTTTGGGCGATGCTATCCGAACATACGAAGGTGGCAAGCTGGGCGAGTTCTGGGGTAAACGCTTTGCAGGATTTGATGCCGACGGCAAATGGTTGTTTTACAAACGCGACGGTTCAAAAGTTCGTAATGATCAAATCAATAACTCTTTTGATCGTAATGTTACCGATTACGCCCCTATCGGTAATGCCATACCTAAATATTACGCCTCCTGGACAAACACCTTTAACTACAAAGGTTTTGATCTGAGGGTGTTTTTAAGAGGTAAATTTGATTACGACATCTTAAATACCACCGCTATATCTTATGGCAATAAGGTAAGTAAAACCAACCTGTTAAGAAGCGCCTTTACCAAGTATTCCCAAATCAATGATACCTATATGTACTCTGATTACTACCTGGAAAGCGGAACATTTGTAAAGCTTGACGAGGTAACGTTTGGTTATACTTTTAAGTTAAAAACCAATTACATACGTAATCTGCGGGTTTATGTATCCGGGCAAAACCTGGCCACTATGACCAAATACACTGGTAACGACCCAGATTTTATTGCTGATACCGGCCTAGGCCCAGGTATTGACGGCCGTGGCCCATACCCAAGCACCCGTACTTTTTTACTTGGATTAAATGTTGGTTTCTAA
- a CDS encoding RagB/SusD family nutrient uptake outer membrane protein, whose amino-acid sequence MKKLNYLIRYSLLVAVLICGNACTKLDEKAYDTLLTSNFYNNKNEVLSAVLRPYTHANAWVTPSGQDGWWRPSELSADQLAWPTKGRHGEDGGKWKRLHYHTWTNDEGGINNAWSLMYWGMGLCNDPIENISKLDLNRMGITQTEKDAYLAELKLLRAFHYLKLMDLFGNIPVVTQVGIPAKPNTVARKDVFAFIEKEIKDNIDKAPKLSRDMLGRMTQAGGYAMLVELYLNAEKWSGTPRWDDCIAAANKLINGEAGGQNGAMALDPNINDQFKPTNDQSKEVIFSISYEFQKANFQPSWTGEFYHFQQQFIYGGSRNGNDGVVLIPGVYTTFDDKDLRKKGWLLQGPMLRFDNNQPVIATGGNEYDGQQLVFVDNIRKNKVAAQNGTDPNALPSTMSEGEENSGVRFNKYKLGNQVAGFGGIAPDPNYNNTDWNIYRLTWIYFAKAEAIMRKNGGAATAEAVQLINDCKKRAYSTADWATIAYTPATLTLNELLAERGREFIFEGFRRDDLIRFGKFSTASWWDHQPSNANKELFPIPQQQRALNASLTQNPGY is encoded by the coding sequence ATGAAAAAATTAAATTATCTGATCAGGTACAGCCTGTTAGTAGCTGTATTAATATGCGGGAATGCTTGTACCAAGCTTGATGAAAAAGCTTATGATACCCTGCTCACAAGCAATTTTTATAATAACAAAAACGAGGTTCTTTCGGCCGTTTTGCGGCCTTATACCCATGCCAATGCCTGGGTTACGCCATCCGGCCAGGACGGCTGGTGGCGCCCAAGCGAGCTTTCTGCCGATCAGCTGGCATGGCCAACCAAAGGCAGGCATGGCGAAGATGGCGGCAAATGGAAAAGATTGCATTACCATACCTGGACTAATGACGAAGGCGGCATTAACAATGCCTGGTCGTTAATGTACTGGGGCATGGGTTTATGTAATGATCCCATCGAAAACATCAGTAAACTGGATCTGAACCGTATGGGGATCACCCAAACTGAAAAAGACGCCTATCTTGCGGAGTTGAAGCTATTGCGGGCTTTCCATTATTTAAAACTGATGGATCTGTTTGGCAACATACCTGTGGTAACACAAGTAGGTATACCGGCAAAGCCTAATACAGTAGCTCGTAAAGATGTTTTCGCCTTTATTGAAAAAGAGATCAAAGACAATATTGACAAAGCACCTAAACTATCACGGGATATGCTGGGCAGGATGACGCAAGCTGGTGGATACGCCATGCTGGTGGAATTATACCTCAATGCCGAAAAATGGTCGGGCACACCCAGGTGGGATGATTGTATAGCTGCAGCCAACAAACTCATTAACGGCGAAGCAGGTGGGCAAAACGGCGCCATGGCTCTTGACCCTAACATCAACGATCAGTTTAAGCCCACAAACGATCAGTCAAAAGAAGTTATATTTTCTATCAGCTATGAGTTTCAGAAGGCCAACTTTCAACCATCCTGGACAGGCGAATTCTACCATTTCCAGCAACAGTTTATCTATGGCGGCAGCCGCAATGGAAATGACGGTGTGGTTTTAATACCAGGCGTATATACCACTTTTGATGACAAAGACCTCCGGAAAAAAGGCTGGTTACTACAAGGCCCTATGCTCCGTTTTGATAACAATCAGCCGGTAATAGCTACGGGTGGCAACGAGTATGACGGGCAGCAATTGGTATTTGTTGATAACATCCGCAAAAACAAGGTTGCTGCGCAAAATGGTACAGATCCTAATGCTTTACCCTCTACCATGAGCGAAGGAGAAGAGAACAGCGGTGTGCGCTTTAATAAATATAAACTGGGTAACCAGGTGGCTGGTTTTGGAGGTATAGCACCTGATCCTAACTATAATAACACCGACTGGAACATTTACCGTTTAACCTGGATATATTTTGCCAAAGCCGAAGCCATCATGCGGAAAAACGGCGGTGCGGCTACAGCTGAGGCTGTACAATTAATTAACGATTGTAAAAAGCGGGCATATAGCACGGCAGACTGGGCAACCATAGCTTATACCCCAGCTACGTTAACACTGAACGAACTATTGGCTGAGAGAGGTCGTGAGTTTATTTTTGAAGGCTTTCGCCGGGACGATCTGATCCGTTTTGGTAAGTTCAGCACCGCAAGCTGGTGGGATCATCAGCCCAGCAATGCAAACAAAGAATTGTTCCCGATACCACAACAACAAAGGGCACTCAATGCCAGTTTAACTCAAAACCCGGGATATTGA
- a CDS encoding TonB-dependent receptor, whose protein sequence is MIKKITYCLLLFLLPSLTLLAQTATISGSVKTADGKPADLVSITIKGTNKATLTDKNGHYQIKRVTPGSHTLVASFIGLEKREQTIETRSGETLLVNFVLKENSTQLQEVVISTKKSNKVNSIVAKMPLKNLENPQVYNTVSSEIIKQQGITSYDDALRNVPGITKTWGSTGRGGDGGTYFAIRGFQGQTTLMNGLSGLTSGDLDLADVEEIQVIKGPSGTLFGGAYLSYGGMINTITKKPYFTTGGEITYNVGSFGLNRVTADVNTPLSKTEKVALRVNAAYTDQNSFQNAGFQKSFFIAPALTYEVNDKLSFHFLTEILQEERAVPPIFFPSDRMSPLPFKTVKDLNLNYNESFISNDLTMKNPRFNLQAQMLYKISSQWTSQTVVSRTTVKSNGYYSYIYEDGVPTDQYFGQTLHKDQQTTSTTDVQQNFNGDFKIGNMRNQLLIGLDYFSRNAINNGTGYAVVRHVTPQSGEVAYPVPGTHDTIPPVYLSQGLVDNLLASKPGNRNNVTNSAYSAYVSDVINFTPALAAMASLRVDHYVANSAGGDKTSNYNQTFLSPKFGLVYQPVMDKVSIFANYMNAFINVDPRSVADSSGNNPGIQAFKPEHANQWEVGVKTNLLSDKLNITVSYYDIRVSDRVYTDPNNINGYLQGGTVGSKGFELDMNANPAPGLNLLAGYSHNSIKVLKGNAGDFYNEPGRTPGGQGAPDLANLWATYKFTRGDLKNFGFGVGGNYASEQKSIDSSVTGIFYLPSYVLINSSLFYTADSYRITFNLNNITNEKYYIGNYSIIPQAQRNFALSFAYKF, encoded by the coding sequence ATGATAAAAAAAATTACTTATTGTTTACTTCTGTTCCTGCTACCCTCCTTAACTTTATTAGCACAAACAGCAACCATCAGTGGCTCTGTAAAAACAGCCGACGGAAAGCCCGCCGATCTGGTGAGCATAACTATTAAAGGGACTAACAAGGCCACTTTAACCGATAAAAATGGGCATTACCAGATTAAACGGGTAACACCGGGATCGCACACATTGGTAGCGTCTTTTATAGGGCTTGAGAAAAGGGAACAAACCATAGAGACACGGTCAGGTGAAACTCTACTGGTTAACTTTGTACTGAAAGAAAACTCCACCCAATTACAGGAGGTTGTAATTTCAACAAAAAAATCAAATAAGGTAAACTCCATTGTGGCTAAAATGCCCTTGAAAAACCTGGAGAACCCGCAGGTTTATAATACGGTTTCGTCCGAAATAATAAAACAGCAGGGTATTACCTCGTACGATGATGCGTTACGGAATGTGCCTGGAATTACCAAAACGTGGGGATCAACAGGCAGAGGCGGAGATGGCGGTACTTATTTCGCGATACGTGGTTTTCAAGGCCAGACAACATTGATGAATGGTCTATCCGGTTTAACCAGCGGAGACCTTGATTTAGCCGATGTGGAAGAGATACAAGTGATCAAGGGGCCATCAGGTACCTTATTTGGCGGGGCTTATTTAAGCTATGGCGGAATGATCAATACCATTACCAAGAAGCCGTATTTTACAACCGGCGGCGAGATTACTTATAACGTGGGTAGTTTTGGCTTAAACCGGGTTACGGCTGACGTCAACACCCCGCTGAGCAAAACAGAAAAAGTAGCATTGCGTGTAAACGCAGCATACACCGACCAAAATAGTTTTCAGAACGCGGGTTTTCAAAAATCTTTTTTTATAGCACCCGCTTTAACATATGAAGTGAATGATAAACTTTCGTTTCATTTCCTGACAGAGATATTGCAGGAAGAAAGGGCGGTGCCACCGATATTCTTTCCGTCTGACAGGATGAGCCCGCTACCTTTTAAAACGGTGAAGGATTTAAACCTGAATTACAATGAATCATTCATCAGTAATGATCTGACCATGAAAAACCCGAGGTTTAATTTGCAGGCCCAGATGCTGTATAAAATATCCAGCCAATGGACATCACAAACAGTGGTTTCGCGTACGACGGTAAAATCGAACGGTTACTATAGTTATATTTATGAGGATGGTGTGCCAACAGATCAATATTTTGGGCAAACCCTTCACAAAGATCAGCAAACAACCAGTACAACTGATGTACAGCAAAATTTTAATGGCGATTTCAAGATTGGGAACATGCGGAACCAGTTACTGATCGGGCTGGATTATTTTAGTCGTAATGCCATCAATAACGGGACAGGTTATGCCGTTGTAAGACATGTAACTCCACAGAGCGGCGAAGTTGCTTATCCGGTTCCGGGAACGCATGATACCATACCTCCGGTATATCTATCCCAGGGTTTGGTTGACAATCTTTTGGCAAGTAAGCCCGGAAATAGAAATAATGTCACCAATAGCGCATACAGCGCCTATGTTTCGGATGTGATTAATTTTACGCCGGCTTTGGCAGCTATGGCCAGTTTAAGGGTTGATCATTATGTAGCCAATAGTGCTGGCGGAGATAAGACTTCCAACTACAACCAAACATTTTTGTCACCAAAATTTGGATTGGTTTATCAGCCGGTTATGGATAAGGTGTCGATCTTTGCCAACTATATGAATGCTTTCATTAACGTCGATCCACGTTCGGTAGCTGATTCTTCAGGTAATAACCCAGGTATTCAGGCATTTAAGCCGGAGCATGCTAATCAATGGGAAGTAGGGGTGAAAACTAACCTGCTTTCGGATAAGTTAAACATTACGGTGTCATACTATGATATCCGGGTTTCAGACAGGGTATACACCGATCCGAACAATATAAATGGTTATCTTCAGGGAGGTACAGTAGGTAGTAAAGGTTTTGAGTTGGATATGAACGCCAACCCGGCCCCTGGTTTAAATCTTTTAGCGGGTTACAGCCATAACTCTATCAAAGTATTAAAAGGCAATGCCGGTGATTTTTATAACGAGCCAGGCAGAACCCCGGGTGGGCAAGGCGCTCCGGATCTGGCAAACTTGTGGGCAACATACAAATTTACCAGAGGCGATCTTAAGAACTTTGGTTTTGGGGTTGGCGGTAATTACGCCAGCGAACAAAAATCAATAGATAGTAGCGTAACGGGTATTTTTTACCTTCCAAGTTATGTATTGATCAATTCCAGTTTGTTTTATACTGCCGATAGTTACAGGATTACATTTAACCTGAATAACATCACCAATGAAAAATATTATATCGGTAATTATTCAATAATTCCGCAAGCGCAAAGGAACTTTGCTTTGAGCTTTGCTTATAAGTTTTAA
- a CDS encoding 3-keto-disaccharide hydrolase, producing the protein MKNSPITSYKEISRFIRVQMILSLFFFSAINALAVPLEKASDAAVIGRWDITIDKAGKSLPSWLEVQKSGTHILIGRFTYAFGSARPISEIKPHDGKYSFSIPPQWEEGNRNMDFEFELKGEELVGTMVYTDGVTYHFTGVRAPSLIRAKDPVWGTPIKLFNGKDTKGWHADGKNQWTVESGILRSLHSGANLITDKTFNDFKLHIEFRYQKGSNSGVYLRGRYEVQIMDVKSGEPEPINNQFSAIYGFLPPNKMMAKDAGEWQSYDITLVGRLVTIVANGTMVICRQEIPGITGGAFNSKEGEPGPILIQGDHGPIDYRNIVITPAK; encoded by the coding sequence ATGAAAAACTCACCAATTACAAGCTACAAGGAGATTTCCCGTTTTATACGGGTACAAATGATTTTATCATTGTTCTTTTTTTCAGCAATCAATGCCTTAGCTGTTCCGCTTGAAAAAGCGTCCGATGCAGCTGTTATCGGGCGATGGGACATCACTATAGACAAGGCAGGTAAAAGTTTGCCGTCATGGTTAGAGGTGCAAAAATCGGGCACTCATATCCTCATCGGTCGTTTCACCTACGCTTTTGGAAGCGCGCGGCCTATCTCAGAAATTAAACCGCATGATGGTAAATATAGTTTCTCTATCCCACCCCAATGGGAAGAAGGAAACCGGAATATGGATTTTGAATTTGAGCTGAAGGGCGAGGAATTAGTGGGTACCATGGTATATACAGATGGGGTAACTTATCACTTTACCGGGGTACGGGCACCATCACTCATAAGGGCTAAGGATCCTGTTTGGGGAACGCCAATTAAATTGTTTAATGGTAAAGACACCAAAGGCTGGCATGCTGATGGTAAAAATCAGTGGACTGTTGAGTCGGGTATTTTACGGAGCCTGCACTCTGGTGCTAACCTGATCACTGATAAAACTTTTAATGACTTTAAACTGCATATTGAGTTTCGTTATCAAAAGGGTAGCAATAGCGGAGTTTATTTGAGAGGCCGGTATGAAGTACAGATCATGGATGTTAAAAGCGGCGAACCGGAACCTATCAACAACCAGTTCAGTGCCATTTATGGCTTTTTGCCGCCGAACAAAATGATGGCAAAAGACGCAGGAGAGTGGCAATCATATGATATTACACTGGTAGGCAGGCTGGTTACTATAGTAGCCAATGGCACTATGGTGATATGCAGACAGGAGATACCAGGAATTACCGGCGGAGCTTTCAATAGTAAAGAAGGCGAACCAGGACCTATTTTGATCCAGGGAGATCATGGGCCGATTGATTATAGAAATATCGTGATCACGCCTGCTAAATAA
- a CDS encoding DoxX family protein — MTTKTTKTIYWIGTALTSLWFGTSGFCELTANKLVWDITLKLGYPPHFIYILGVAKVVGIAVLLIPGKLLRLKEWVFAGIYFDIIFAFASKVNVLGLASAIDAIIAFIMVTVTYTMFRRVYSATYFKPASYAMN; from the coding sequence ATGACAACTAAAACAACAAAAACAATCTATTGGATAGGAACCGCGCTTACCTCTTTATGGTTTGGTACAAGCGGATTTTGTGAACTCACTGCCAACAAACTCGTTTGGGACATCACTTTAAAACTGGGTTACCCACCTCACTTTATTTACATATTAGGTGTTGCCAAAGTAGTAGGTATCGCTGTTCTTCTAATACCAGGTAAACTGCTCCGGTTAAAAGAGTGGGTGTTTGCAGGCATTTACTTCGATATTATCTTCGCTTTTGCCTCCAAAGTAAATGTGTTGGGGCTGGCAAGCGCCATAGATGCCATTATAGCGTTTATTATGGTAACGGTAACTTACACTATGTTCCGAAGGGTATATTCTGCCACCTACTTTAAACCGGCTAGCTACGCGATGAATTAA